In Bradyrhizobium guangxiense, the following are encoded in one genomic region:
- a CDS encoding curlin, with protein MRYGRQLLVLAALLAAIVTSTPASAGSAQRSVTNRNVSIETIVQFGDNVQPVTIEESSRINIARVIQIGGTGTVDATIIQNGTRNYANVIQVGGTTNALIGQSGASNTAEITQVGNSTNALLLQIGDMNTGAVRQFGRFNWLAIFQFSR; from the coding sequence ATGAGGTATGGCAGACAGCTCTTGGTGCTGGCAGCGTTGCTGGCCGCCATCGTTACGTCGACGCCGGCGTCGGCCGGATCTGCCCAGCGCAGCGTGACGAACCGGAACGTCAGCATCGAAACCATCGTGCAGTTCGGCGACAATGTTCAGCCGGTCACGATCGAGGAGAGCAGCCGCATCAATATCGCGCGGGTGATCCAGATCGGCGGCACCGGGACGGTGGATGCGACCATCATCCAGAACGGCACGCGCAACTATGCCAACGTGATCCAGGTGGGCGGCACCACCAATGCGCTGATCGGTCAATCCGGCGCGAGCAATACCGCCGAGATCACCCAGGTCGGCAATTCCACCAACGCGCTCCTGCTCCAGATCGGAGACATGAATACGGGAGCGGTGAGGCAGTTCGGGCGTTTCAACTGGCTGGCGATCTTTCAGTTCAGCCGATGA
- a CDS encoding curlin, with amino-acid sequence MRIKFLVTTVVMLSALTAVDAQAANSVSVLQFGATNTSTTSQSGATNNTATVLQFGATNQATAVQMGGLASLNSLTIGQGGTTATASNTAIGGQVGGSNTSLIGQIGATNSAALAQLGILNSSTILQQAP; translated from the coding sequence GTGCGCATCAAATTTCTCGTCACGACAGTCGTCATGCTGAGCGCGCTGACTGCTGTCGATGCCCAGGCCGCCAACTCGGTGAGCGTGTTGCAGTTCGGCGCGACCAATACGTCCACCACCAGCCAGAGCGGTGCGACCAACAATACCGCGACGGTCCTGCAATTCGGAGCGACCAACCAGGCGACGGCTGTGCAGATGGGGGGGCTTGCCTCCCTCAACTCATTGACGATCGGGCAGGGCGGCACCACGGCAACTGCGTCGAATACGGCGATCGGCGGCCAGGTCGGGGGTTCCAATACGAGCCTAATCGGGCAGATCGGCGCGACCAACTCGGCTGCATTGGCGCAGCTCGGAATTCTGAACTCATCTACGATTTTGCAGCAGGCTCCTTGA
- a CDS encoding peroxiredoxin, with product MTLPIGATAPDFEAETTEGKIKFHDWIGNSWALLFSHPKDFTPVCTTELGALARLKPEFDKRGVKLMGLSVDPVDNHAKWSEDIKETQGAAPNYPMIGDTDYNVSKLYGMLPAAISGDPLKRTAADNQTVRNVFVIGPDKKIKLVLVYPMTTGRNFQEILRVIDSLQLTAKHRVATPADWSQGDDVIIAGSVSNDEAKTIYPQGWKEPKPYIRIVPQPK from the coding sequence ATGACACTTCCGATCGGCGCCACCGCACCCGACTTCGAAGCCGAGACCACCGAAGGGAAGATCAAGTTCCACGACTGGATCGGCAACAGCTGGGCGCTCTTGTTCTCTCACCCCAAGGACTTCACGCCGGTTTGCACGACCGAGCTCGGCGCGCTCGCCAGGCTGAAGCCGGAATTCGACAAGCGCGGCGTCAAGCTGATGGGCCTCTCGGTCGACCCGGTCGACAACCACGCCAAATGGTCTGAAGACATCAAGGAGACCCAAGGCGCAGCTCCCAACTATCCGATGATCGGCGACACCGATTACAACGTCTCCAAGCTCTACGGCATGCTGCCGGCTGCCATTTCGGGCGATCCCCTCAAGCGCACAGCTGCCGACAACCAGACCGTCCGCAATGTCTTCGTCATCGGGCCGGACAAGAAGATCAAGCTGGTGCTGGTCTATCCGATGACCACGGGCCGGAACTTCCAGGAGATCCTGCGCGTCATCGACTCCCTCCAGCTCACTGCCAAGCATCGCGTCGCGACGCCGGCCGACTGGTCGCAGGGCGACGACGTCATCATCGCGGGCTCGGTCTCCAACGACGAGGCCAAGACGATCTACCCGCAGGGCTGGAAAGAGCCGAAGCCCTACATCCGCATCGTGCCGCAGCCGAAATGA
- a CDS encoding response regulator transcription factor has protein sequence MSPDPKDSITPTPRERELMMLIARGLQNKNIAYELKISENTVRAHIGNIMRKYRLQNRTQIAIAFALHAAPLSLRRNLARADRRPPAPKPAQAPAQSPGVQTATD, from the coding sequence ATGAGCCCGGATCCGAAGGATTCGATTACACCGACACCGCGCGAGCGCGAGCTGATGATGCTGATCGCGCGAGGGCTGCAGAACAAGAACATCGCCTACGAGCTCAAGATCTCGGAGAACACGGTGCGGGCGCATATCGGCAACATCATGCGCAAGTACCGGCTCCAGAACCGAACGCAGATCGCGATCGCGTTTGCCCTGCATGCCGCCCCCTTGTCGCTGCGCCGCAATCTTGCCAGGGCCGACCGCCGTCCGCCCGCCCCAAAGCCCGCTCAGGCCCCCGCGCAAAGTCCGGGGGTGCAGACCGCGACGGACTGA
- a CDS encoding ABC transporter permease translates to MTMLQGFQIALHALRLNPLRSFLTMLGIVIGVASIVTVFAIGAGAQLRLQEQIRSIGANVLMINPGAVYQGGVRLKDGSKLTMTESDVQAILEQIPEIQAAAGSIAGTAQVIHEGKNWNTTINGTTTGHFMVRDWQLAAGRYFSSAEESGAGKVVILGSRVARELFPAGDDPIGSQIRIMKVPLEVVGVLDRKDPAQDDVAFVPLATAKLRFLGSASNINRDSVAYIIAKVAGDGQMAGARAEIENLLRQRHRIPAGQEDDFKVQDPAAAMEAQQGAIRTVALLLVAIASVSLLVGGISIMNVMIVSVTERTREIGIRRALGGRMRDIRLQFLCEALVLCLLGGAIGVAGGVTLSMTVARMAGWVTSIDGQAIGLALAFSIATGLIFGFYPAHKASKLSPIEALKTE, encoded by the coding sequence ATGACGATGCTCCAGGGTTTTCAGATCGCTCTGCACGCCTTGCGCCTCAATCCGCTGCGCAGCTTCCTCACCATGCTCGGCATCGTCATCGGCGTTGCCTCCATCGTGACGGTGTTCGCGATCGGCGCCGGCGCGCAGCTGCGTCTGCAGGAGCAGATCCGCTCGATCGGCGCCAACGTGCTGATGATCAACCCCGGTGCGGTCTACCAGGGCGGCGTGCGTCTCAAGGACGGCAGCAAGCTGACGATGACCGAAAGCGACGTGCAGGCCATCCTCGAGCAGATTCCGGAAATCCAGGCCGCTGCCGGCTCGATCGCCGGGACGGCGCAGGTCATCCACGAGGGCAAGAACTGGAATACGACGATCAACGGCACGACCACGGGACATTTCATGGTGCGCGACTGGCAGCTTGCCGCCGGCCGCTATTTTTCCAGCGCGGAAGAATCGGGCGCCGGCAAGGTCGTGATCCTCGGAAGCAGGGTCGCGCGCGAGCTGTTTCCGGCCGGCGACGACCCGATCGGTTCGCAGATTCGGATCATGAAGGTCCCGCTCGAAGTGGTCGGCGTTCTCGACCGCAAGGACCCTGCCCAGGACGACGTCGCCTTCGTGCCGCTCGCCACCGCCAAGCTGCGTTTTCTCGGCAGCGCAAGCAACATCAATCGCGATTCGGTCGCCTACATCATCGCCAAGGTCGCCGGCGACGGACAGATGGCGGGAGCGCGAGCGGAGATCGAGAACCTGCTGCGGCAGCGCCACCGTATTCCCGCCGGTCAGGAAGACGACTTCAAGGTCCAGGATCCCGCCGCCGCCATGGAAGCGCAGCAGGGCGCGATCCGCACCGTCGCGCTGCTGCTCGTCGCGATCGCCTCGGTCTCGCTGCTGGTCGGCGGCATCAGCATCATGAATGTCATGATCGTGTCGGTCACCGAGCGGACGCGGGAGATCGGCATCCGCCGTGCGCTGGGCGGGAGGATGCGCGACATCCGTCTGCAGTTCCTCTGTGAAGCGCTGGTGCTCTGCCTGCTCGGCGGGGCCATCGGCGTTGCCGGCGGCGTCACGCTCTCGATGACGGTCGCCCGGATGGCCGGATGGGTCACCTCGATCGACGGTCAGGCGATCGGCCTTGCCCTCGCCTTCTCGATCGCGACCGGTCTCATCTTCGGTTTCTATCCCGCCCACAAGGCATCCAAGCTCAGCCCAATCGAGGCACTCAAGACGGAGTGA
- a CDS encoding efflux RND transporter periplasmic adaptor subunit, with protein MRFVPVIALLGTACSLAAVYAAGPAVIGAAGGAADKASHALESTRRLLVPAGQKASTFGPDSPVFRYASIQRGSIEQTVTVTGALQPVKTIEVGSQLSGQLARVYVDFNDTVAKDQPLALIDPRSFAAKVDEARASLAVANSMVDIARAKLDRARIDLQNARGSRDVLAAKLESAQAVKSSAQKTLQRKLALQSQNVVATTTVDDAQTEFTARLAQEREAEILVSLNTYSVDGAQADVRRIEAELQQARMTVPEKAAVLAAAQADLDRTVIRSPIDGVVVGRFVNEGQTLAVGLESRTTFVVAHRLEDMEIHAQVDEADIGRIAPGQRAHFTVDAYPDRRFEAVVRQGRKAPQTQQHVVTYTVVLATSNLDGALLPGMTALVKIVIERQDDVLKVPLAALRFQPSGMRPEPAGTHSGVWVRTASGSLQRIAVTVGAAGTEQVALKSGDLDEGSQVAVGQAIRPAGFEFLGIRFGS; from the coding sequence ATGCGATTTGTGCCAGTCATTGCCTTGCTTGGAACTGCCTGCAGCCTCGCCGCGGTTTATGCCGCAGGGCCGGCCGTGATCGGCGCGGCCGGGGGCGCTGCTGACAAGGCGTCGCACGCCTTGGAATCGACCAGACGCCTGCTCGTGCCCGCCGGGCAGAAAGCCTCGACATTCGGGCCCGATTCGCCGGTGTTCCGCTACGCATCGATCCAGCGCGGCAGCATCGAGCAGACAGTTACCGTCACGGGTGCCCTGCAGCCGGTCAAGACGATCGAGGTGGGTTCCCAATTGTCCGGGCAGCTCGCCCGGGTCTATGTCGACTTCAACGATACGGTCGCCAAGGATCAGCCGCTCGCCTTGATCGACCCGCGCAGCTTTGCGGCCAAGGTCGACGAAGCCAGGGCTTCGCTGGCGGTCGCCAATTCCATGGTCGACATCGCCAGGGCCAAGCTCGATCGCGCCAGGATCGACCTGCAAAACGCCAGAGGCAGCCGGGACGTGCTCGCCGCCAAGCTCGAGAGCGCCCAGGCGGTCAAGAGCTCGGCCCAGAAGACCCTACAGCGCAAGCTCGCGCTGCAATCGCAGAACGTGGTGGCGACCACGACGGTCGACGACGCGCAGACGGAGTTCACGGCACGTCTGGCCCAGGAGCGCGAGGCCGAGATCCTGGTGTCCCTCAACACCTATTCGGTCGACGGCGCGCAGGCCGACGTCCGCCGCATCGAGGCAGAGCTGCAGCAGGCCCGGATGACGGTGCCCGAGAAGGCGGCCGTTCTCGCCGCGGCCCAGGCCGATCTCGACCGCACTGTGATCCGCTCGCCGATCGACGGCGTCGTCGTCGGCAGGTTCGTCAACGAGGGCCAGACGCTCGCGGTCGGATTGGAATCGCGCACCACCTTCGTGGTCGCCCATCGCCTGGAAGACATGGAGATCCACGCGCAGGTCGACGAAGCCGATATCGGCCGCATCGCTCCCGGCCAGCGTGCCCATTTCACGGTGGACGCCTACCCGGATCGCCGCTTCGAGGCCGTGGTGCGGCAGGGCCGCAAGGCGCCGCAGACTCAGCAGCACGTCGTCACCTACACCGTCGTGCTTGCAACCTCCAACCTGGACGGCGCGCTGCTCCCCGGAATGACCGCTTTGGTGAAGATCGTGATCGAGCGGCAGGACGACGTTCTGAAGGTGCCGCTCGCTGCGCTGCGCTTCCAGCCCTCCGGCATGCGGCCGGAGCCGGCAGGCACGCACAGCGGGGTGTGGGTGCGCACCGCGAGCGGCTCGCTCCAGCGCATTGCCGTGACGGTCGGCGCGGCCGGTACCGAACAGGTCGCACTCAAGAGCGGCGATCTCGACGAGGGCAGCCAGGTGGCCGTCGGCCAGGCGATCCGTCCGGCGGGCTTTGAATTCCTCGGCATCAGGTTCGGATCATGA
- a CDS encoding ABC transporter ATP-binding protein, whose translation MTASPLISLRSVSRTYRTDGIAVTAVRNVSFDIAQGEIAAVMGPSGSGKSTLMNIIGLLDLPNEGAVYLEGTDVAGLSEDRRSSLRARSIGFVFQSYNLLARHDAIENVALPLVYCGINRRERLARAEASLEAVGMLHRAHHFPRQLSGGEQQRVAIARALIASPLIVLADEPTGALDSHTGAEILALFAALNRTGQTIVMITHDPGIATQCRRTIRLHDGELVSDETQAPILPKRSLAP comes from the coding sequence ATGACCGCCTCTCCTCTCATCAGCCTCCGCTCGGTCAGCAGAACCTACCGCACCGACGGCATCGCGGTGACAGCGGTGCGCAATGTCAGCTTCGACATCGCGCAAGGCGAGATCGCGGCCGTGATGGGGCCGTCCGGCTCGGGCAAATCGACACTGATGAACATAATCGGGCTGCTCGACCTGCCGAACGAGGGCGCCGTCTATCTCGAGGGCACCGACGTCGCCGGTCTGTCGGAAGATCGCCGGTCGTCCTTGCGCGCCCGCAGCATCGGCTTCGTGTTCCAGTCCTATAATCTGCTCGCCCGGCACGATGCGATCGAGAATGTCGCGCTGCCGCTCGTCTATTGCGGCATCAATCGCAGGGAACGCCTGGCGCGTGCGGAAGCGAGCCTCGAGGCCGTCGGCATGCTGCACCGGGCCCATCACTTCCCGCGGCAGCTCTCGGGCGGCGAGCAGCAGCGCGTCGCGATCGCGCGCGCACTGATCGCCTCCCCGCTGATCGTGCTCGCCGACGAGCCGACCGGCGCCCTCGACAGCCATACCGGCGCCGAGATCCTGGCCCTGTTCGCCGCGCTCAACCGCACCGGCCAGACCATCGTGATGATCACGCATGATCCCGGCATCGCGACGCAATGCCGCCGCACCATCCGCCTGCATGACGGCGAGCTCGTCAGCGACGAAACGCAGGCTCCGATCCTGCCGAAGCGGAGCCTTGCGCCATGA
- a CDS encoding response regulator transcription factor, with amino-acid sequence MSSGQATVYIVDDEVQIRTAIGSLCEETGHQVKLFASTDAFLTETISPGPSCLVLDVRFPGTSPTGLELQRRLAETGVPIPIVFISGHSDVRVSVEAMKRGAVEFLPKPFREQEILDAIRHGIERDRRRLEREDTVREARQRVETLTAREREIMLLMAEGLVAKQIAARLGVSEVTAKVHRARMMRKLELRTPIEVVRLIDSMGRNAETTRTGAG; translated from the coding sequence ATGAGTTCAGGTCAAGCCACAGTTTATATCGTTGACGACGAAGTCCAGATTCGAACCGCGATCGGAAGCCTCTGCGAGGAGACCGGGCATCAGGTGAAGTTGTTTGCGTCGACCGACGCATTCCTCACGGAGACCATTTCGCCTGGGCCTTCTTGCCTCGTGCTCGATGTCCGCTTTCCCGGCACCTCGCCGACCGGCCTCGAGCTACAACGGCGGCTCGCCGAGACCGGCGTGCCGATTCCGATCGTCTTCATCAGCGGCCATTCCGACGTCCGCGTCTCGGTCGAAGCCATGAAGCGCGGCGCGGTCGAGTTCCTGCCGAAACCCTTTCGCGAGCAGGAGATCCTCGACGCGATCAGGCACGGCATCGAGCGCGATCGCAGGCGGCTCGAACGCGAAGATACCGTGCGTGAAGCCCGCCAGCGCGTCGAGACGCTGACGGCGCGAGAGCGCGAGATCATGCTGCTGATGGCCGAAGGGCTCGTCGCCAAGCAGATCGCGGCGCGGCTCGGCGTGAGCGAAGTGACCGCGAAGGTCCATCGCGCCCGGATGATGCGAAAGCTGGAGCTGCGTACGCCGATCGAGGTGGTACGGCTGATCGACAGCATGGGGCGCAACGCAGAGACGACGCGGACCGGTGCTGGGTAG
- a CDS encoding alkaline phosphatase family protein — protein sequence MRRSLLLLSAGLTVLSTGLASAQNNTPRNLILFIPDGLRALKVTPETAPAMAEVRDKGVNFKNPHSLFPTFTMANGSAMSTGHYLGDTGVFSNTIWTNYTSAPAGDTVVPFIENDAVLGDIDEHFKGDYLNEETILKMARGKGLSTAAIGKVGPTYQFDHTDKPEKAGQHSIVFDDSTGGKNGVALSDEVKDALTKAGLPTATPPRGDNSKAGDAKTPGTTVANVAQQAYFADVATKVVLPMFKARNKPFVLVFWSRAPDGSQHNTGDSLNQIMPGINGPTSMAGIKNADTNLAQLRKALDELGLAASTNIIVSADHGFSTISKESKTSPSAKVSYDDTPKDFLPMGFLALDLAKALDLPLFDPNDKNAKVEGNKHPKAGNGVLGSDPTKPDLVVATNGGSDLVYLPNKDKKLAARTIKALLEQDYVSGLFVEDSLGRFPGTLPLSSINLRGKAATPTPSIVVNFRSYASACGEAPTNCSVQVADTVLRQGQGMHGSFSRGDTMNFMAAIGPDFKAGFVDELPVSNADVGMTAAHLMDLRASQNGGLVGRVMSEALPNGVVPKAFKMVERSKKKAENGLETVLNAQRVGNQRYFDAAGFPGRTLGLEPDSGKQKTAGK from the coding sequence ATGCGCCGTTCACTGCTGTTGCTGTCCGCCGGACTGACAGTGCTGTCCACCGGACTTGCTTCCGCCCAGAACAACACCCCCCGTAATCTCATCCTGTTCATCCCGGATGGTCTGCGCGCGCTGAAGGTCACCCCCGAGACGGCCCCCGCAATGGCCGAAGTCCGCGACAAGGGCGTCAACTTCAAGAACCCGCACTCGCTCTTCCCGACCTTCACCATGGCCAATGGCTCGGCGATGTCGACCGGCCATTACCTCGGCGATACCGGCGTGTTCTCCAACACGATCTGGACCAACTACACCTCGGCCCCGGCGGGCGACACAGTGGTCCCCTTCATCGAGAACGACGCCGTGCTCGGCGACATCGACGAGCATTTCAAGGGCGACTATCTCAACGAGGAGACGATTCTGAAGATGGCCCGCGGCAAGGGCCTCAGCACCGCGGCAATCGGCAAGGTCGGCCCGACCTACCAGTTCGACCACACCGACAAGCCCGAAAAGGCTGGCCAGCATTCGATCGTGTTCGACGATTCCACCGGCGGCAAGAACGGGGTGGCGCTATCGGACGAGGTGAAGGACGCGCTGACCAAGGCCGGCCTGCCCACCGCCACGCCGCCGCGCGGCGATAATTCCAAGGCGGGCGATGCCAAGACGCCGGGCACCACGGTTGCCAACGTCGCCCAGCAGGCCTATTTCGCCGACGTCGCCACCAAGGTGGTGCTGCCGATGTTCAAGGCGCGCAACAAGCCGTTCGTGCTGGTGTTCTGGTCGCGCGCCCCCGACGGCAGCCAGCACAACACCGGCGACAGCCTCAACCAGATCATGCCGGGCATCAACGGGCCGACCTCGATGGCCGGCATCAAGAACGCCGACACCAACCTCGCCCAGCTCCGCAAGGCGCTCGACGAGCTCGGGCTCGCCGCCTCGACCAACATCATCGTCTCGGCGGACCACGGCTTCTCCACCATTTCCAAGGAGAGCAAGACCAGCCCGTCGGCCAAGGTCAGCTATGACGACACGCCCAAGGACTTCCTGCCGATGGGCTTTTTGGCGCTCGACCTGGCCAAGGCGCTCGACCTGCCGCTGTTCGATCCCAACGACAAGAATGCGAAGGTCGAAGGCAACAAGCATCCGAAGGCCGGCAACGGCGTGCTCGGCAGCGATCCGACCAAGCCCGATCTCGTCGTCGCCACCAATGGCGGCTCCGACCTCGTCTATCTCCCGAACAAGGACAAGAAGCTGGCGGCGAGGACCATCAAGGCGCTGCTCGAGCAGGACTACGTCTCCGGCCTGTTCGTCGAGGACTCACTCGGCCGCTTCCCGGGCACGCTGCCGCTGTCGAGCATCAACCTGCGCGGCAAGGCCGCAACGCCGACACCGTCGATCGTCGTCAACTTCCGCTCCTATGCCAGCGCCTGCGGCGAGGCTCCGACCAACTGCTCGGTGCAGGTCGCCGACACCGTGCTGCGCCAGGGCCAGGGCATGCATGGCAGCTTCAGCCGGGGCGACACCATGAACTTCATGGCCGCCATCGGCCCGGACTTCAAAGCCGGCTTCGTCGACGAGCTCCCGGTCAGCAATGCCGATGTCGGCATGACCGCGGCCCATCTCATGGACCTGCGCGCCTCGCAGAACGGCGGCCTGGTCGGCCGGGTGATGTCGGAGGCGCTGCCCAACGGCGTCGTGCCGAAGGCGTTCAAGATGGTCGAGAGATCGAAGAAGAAGGCCGAGAACGGTCTGGAGACCGTGCTCAACGCCCAGCGTGTCGGCAACCAGCGCTACTTCGATGCCGCCGGTTTCCCCGGCCGCACGCTGGGCCTCGAGCCTGATAGCGGCAAACAAAAAACGGCGGGGAAATAA
- a CDS encoding curlin translates to MRRFSGVAFGAFLTLYCAGIGSAGAQTADIKTIVSVGGPPVVLNQNSQLNMAGVFMIGGSTSATVTQNGTNNATGILQFGGTTTALVGQTGSNNLAFVGQAGQSASSVLSQLGAMNTAAIAQFGMINSSTVVQHSP, encoded by the coding sequence ATGAGACGTTTTTCAGGCGTCGCCTTTGGCGCATTTCTCACGCTGTATTGCGCAGGCATCGGATCGGCCGGTGCGCAGACCGCTGATATCAAGACCATCGTGTCGGTCGGCGGCCCCCCAGTGGTATTGAATCAGAACAGCCAGCTCAACATGGCGGGCGTATTCATGATCGGCGGCAGCACCAGTGCGACCGTCACCCAGAACGGCACCAACAACGCTACCGGAATCCTGCAATTTGGTGGAACGACGACGGCGTTGGTTGGGCAGACGGGCTCAAACAACCTTGCATTCGTCGGTCAGGCAGGTCAGTCGGCGAGCAGTGTGTTGTCGCAGCTCGGTGCCATGAATACCGCTGCTATCGCCCAGTTTGGCATGATCAACTCGTCCACGGTTGTTCAACATAGTCCGTAG
- a CDS encoding curlin subunit CsgB: protein MRKLFFASVAVLALSSAAQAANTSTVLQIGVVNGSSVNQQGTVNDTSTTAQFGIINNASTMQGTTTPSLNSGSSVTQVGASNTAATGQVALFNNTSSITQQSIGGPPSNSAAVGQLSIIFGANSSTVVQH from the coding sequence ATGCGCAAATTGTTTTTTGCTTCCGTTGCCGTTCTCGCCCTGTCGTCTGCGGCGCAGGCTGCCAACACGTCGACCGTTCTGCAGATTGGCGTCGTGAACGGATCTTCGGTGAACCAGCAGGGTACCGTGAATGACACTTCGACCACCGCCCAGTTCGGTATCATCAACAACGCCAGCACGATGCAGGGTACGACCACTCCGTCCCTCAACAGCGGCAGCTCGGTAACCCAGGTCGGCGCCTCCAACACTGCCGCCACCGGCCAGGTCGCCCTCTTCAACAACACGAGCTCGATCACGCAGCAGTCGATCGGCGGTCCGCCGAGCAACAGCGCAGCGGTCGGACAGCTTTCCATCATCTTCGGTGCGAACTCGAGCACCGTCGTTCAGCACTAA